From Agrobacterium tumefaciens, a single genomic window includes:
- a CDS encoding phosphatase PAP2/dual specificity phosphatase family protein yields MTSVPAGTRGAVVRAAVLWLLFLAPFFYLTYGVANWLASLREHVPNLAFAWEKNIPFFAWTIIPYWSINAFYALSLFVNETSDDVTRLVRRYLTAQIIAIACFLAFPLQAISVRPETHGLPGFMFDVLGGFDKPFNQAPSLHIALLVIIWDHWRRRLTGVWRATWHAWSLLIGISVLTTWQHHIIDIPTGALLGLFALWLFPVANASPLSGFTLTTDRKARRLAFAYGVVAGAFLLFAVISVTSNGAGLLWLWPSLAFLLVAIGYAGAGPQIFQKQQDGTASLASLWLLWPYRFGARVNRWWWTRSLPAAIDIGGGVFLGRVPNRGELAPYTAVVDMTAEFLAPGEERIDWRAIPSLDLMPLTGASIREGALAIDDGRVRGRVLICCALGFQRSAAVAACWLVRSGRAADAAAAAVQLKALGRPVHLKSTIFAAIDEAAR; encoded by the coding sequence ATGACATCCGTTCCGGCGGGCACGCGAGGCGCTGTCGTTCGAGCGGCCGTGCTCTGGCTCCTGTTTCTCGCACCTTTCTTCTATCTCACCTATGGCGTGGCAAACTGGCTGGCATCGCTGAGAGAGCATGTTCCTAACCTTGCTTTCGCCTGGGAAAAGAACATTCCATTCTTTGCCTGGACGATCATTCCCTATTGGTCGATCAACGCCTTTTATGCGCTGTCTCTCTTTGTCAACGAGACGTCGGACGATGTGACCCGCCTGGTGCGCCGTTATCTGACGGCGCAGATCATCGCCATCGCTTGCTTCCTCGCATTTCCCCTGCAGGCCATTTCCGTTCGACCGGAAACTCATGGTCTTCCGGGTTTCATGTTCGATGTCCTTGGTGGTTTCGACAAGCCGTTCAACCAGGCGCCTTCGCTGCACATCGCCCTGCTGGTGATCATCTGGGATCATTGGCGCAGGCGGCTGACGGGCGTTTGGCGGGCGACCTGGCATGCGTGGAGCCTGCTGATCGGGATATCGGTGCTTACCACCTGGCAACATCACATTATCGACATTCCCACCGGTGCGCTGCTTGGACTGTTTGCGCTTTGGCTTTTCCCTGTCGCTAACGCGTCGCCGCTTTCGGGCTTTACCCTCACGACCGACCGAAAGGCACGGCGGCTGGCGTTCGCCTATGGTGTTGTCGCCGGGGCTTTCCTGCTGTTTGCTGTCATCTCGGTGACTAGCAACGGTGCAGGGCTTTTGTGGCTCTGGCCGAGCCTGGCTTTTCTGCTCGTTGCGATCGGTTACGCTGGCGCAGGGCCGCAGATATTCCAGAAGCAGCAGGACGGGACTGCGAGCCTTGCAAGCCTTTGGTTGCTCTGGCCCTATCGATTTGGTGCACGGGTAAACCGCTGGTGGTGGACACGGAGCCTTCCGGCCGCGATCGACATCGGTGGTGGCGTTTTTCTCGGACGTGTTCCGAACCGGGGTGAGCTCGCCCCCTATACCGCAGTGGTCGACATGACTGCGGAATTTCTGGCGCCTGGCGAAGAGCGCATTGATTGGCGCGCGATCCCGTCGCTGGACCTGATGCCACTTACTGGAGCAAGTATTCGCGAGGGAGCGCTCGCGATCGATGACGGTCGTGTGCGCGGGCGGGTTCTGATTTGCTGCGCACTCGGCTTTCAGCGGAGTGCCGCTGTCGCCGCTTGCTGGCTTGTGCGTTCCGGGCGTGCGGCCGACGCGGCTGCGGCGGCCGTACAGCTCAAGGCGCTTGGCCGACCGGTTCACCTGAAGTCGACGATCTTTGCGGCGATTGATGAGGCGGCGCGATGA
- a CDS encoding 1-acyl-sn-glycerol-3-phosphate acyltransferase: MGHASLLQIVSGSVLAVLARGVTGVRPIWAGSPPNGRQRIYYANHASHGDFILVSTCLIPAERSRTAAVAGADYWGSGRVRQFISRRLLQTVLVERNWVERTADPMQVMLGALDSGQSLIFFPEGTRNMTEEPLLRFRSGLYNLAAARPDVELVPCWIENMSRVLPKGSLLPIPLLCRVVFGAPVTLQEGEDRKDFLDRARQSLLALAPRKDGNSR; this comes from the coding sequence ATGGGCCACGCCTCTCTGCTTCAGATCGTTTCCGGTTCCGTACTCGCCGTCCTTGCTCGGGGGGTGACGGGTGTGCGGCCTATTTGGGCCGGATCGCCACCGAATGGACGCCAGCGGATCTACTACGCCAATCACGCAAGCCACGGCGATTTCATTCTTGTCTCGACGTGCCTGATCCCGGCTGAGCGCAGCCGGACGGCGGCCGTCGCCGGGGCGGATTATTGGGGATCTGGCCGTGTCCGCCAATTCATTTCCCGCAGGCTGCTGCAAACGGTTCTTGTCGAGCGCAATTGGGTAGAGCGTACGGCCGATCCGATGCAGGTCATGCTTGGCGCGCTCGATTCCGGTCAATCGCTGATCTTCTTTCCCGAAGGCACGCGCAACATGACGGAGGAACCGTTGCTCCGGTTTCGTTCCGGCCTCTATAACCTCGCCGCGGCCCGACCGGATGTCGAACTCGTTCCCTGCTGGATCGAGAATATGTCCCGCGTTTTACCCAAGGGCTCTCTATTGCCGATACCACTCCTGTGCCGGGTGGTTTTTGGTGCGCCTGTGACGCTTCAAGAGGGCGAGGACCGCAAGGATTTTCTTGATCGCGCCCGGCAGTCGCTTCTTGCGCTTGCACCCCGAAAGGATGGAAACAGCCGATGA
- a CDS encoding phosphatidate cytidylyltransferase has translation MTEDTTRLFFGLVGILLTASVIAGVLSWRSPKPLPSTLVNLNARIKAWWIMVAGISFAFLMGTGGVLLLFAFVSFAALREYVTLTNTRHADRWTLLGMFLIIIPVQYYLIWIDWYGLYSIFIPVYCFLAMPALTAMRGDTSRFLERVSEQQWGIVLAVYCISHVPALVTLPIPGNEGRGLLLIAFLIATVQGSDVLQYIFGKLFGRHKVAPGVSPSKTWEGLIGGIASASLMGAGLYWLTPFSPVEAGVLAALSCVMGFFGGLVASAIKRDRGVKDWGHMIEGHGGMLDRADSLVFAAPVFFHIVRYAWT, from the coding sequence ATGACCGAAGACACTACGCGCCTCTTTTTCGGGCTTGTCGGTATCTTGTTGACGGCGAGTGTCATTGCCGGTGTGCTGTCATGGCGAAGCCCCAAACCCTTGCCGTCGACACTGGTCAATCTCAATGCACGCATCAAGGCATGGTGGATCATGGTGGCGGGCATCAGCTTCGCCTTCCTGATGGGCACAGGCGGTGTTTTGCTACTTTTTGCCTTTGTTTCCTTCGCTGCCTTGCGGGAATATGTAACGCTGACCAATACCCGCCATGCCGACCGCTGGACACTGCTCGGCATGTTCCTGATCATCATTCCGGTTCAATATTATCTGATCTGGATCGACTGGTACGGGCTCTATTCGATCTTCATTCCGGTTTACTGTTTCCTTGCCATGCCTGCGCTCACGGCTATGCGCGGCGATACCTCCCGGTTTCTCGAGCGTGTCAGCGAGCAGCAATGGGGTATCGTGCTTGCGGTCTACTGCATCAGCCATGTGCCGGCCCTGGTGACCCTGCCCATTCCCGGCAATGAGGGACGCGGCCTGCTGTTGATCGCCTTCCTGATTGCGACAGTGCAGGGTAGCGACGTACTGCAATACATCTTCGGCAAACTTTTTGGCCGTCACAAAGTCGCTCCGGGTGTCTCACCGTCCAAGACCTGGGAAGGTCTGATCGGTGGTATCGCCAGTGCGTCGCTGATGGGTGCGGGCCTCTATTGGTTGACACCTTTTTCGCCCGTCGAAGCCGGCGTTTTGGCCGCGCTCTCTTGCGTCATGGGCTTTTTCGGAGGGCTCGTCGCCTCTGCCATCAAACGTGACCGGGGTGTCAAGGACTGGGGCCACATGATTGAAGGCCATGGCGGCATGCTGGACAGGGCGGACAGCCTGGTTTTTGCCGCGCCCGTATTTTTCCATATCGTCCGTTACGCGTGGACATAG
- a CDS encoding replication-associated recombination protein A: MTDLFDAAPRPGSMPLAAELRPATLDDVIGQEKVLGEGTMLRRRIAAGRLGSIILYGPPGLGKTSIARAIGNMLGKNFRPLHAAHNNVADIRKIADEARMRPTLLFADEVHRFSATQQDHLLALCEEGVADFIGATTGNPYHTLTPALISRSTILKLEPLAIEEMEEVLRRGLDHLEGQGITVQLAPALLRRIAGRSGGDARRALTVLEGLVVGHPSGKAVLITETMVDEAYAAAPVNHDRSGDAHYDVVSAFVKSMRGSDPDATLYWLARLVHGGEDPRYIARRIMIHASEDVGLADNTALQTAVAALHAVEKIGYPEAQIVLAHAALHVARAPKSNSACRGISLALAHVANEAPSAVPMHLRDAHYKGAAALGHVGYAFPHDDLRGWSDQDYAPDVPRGAFYQSDARDAATFERRADQHWDQVTGHATPRRFEDKR, translated from the coding sequence ATGACCGATCTTTTCGATGCAGCACCCCGTCCCGGTTCCATGCCGCTCGCCGCTGAATTGCGCCCCGCGACGCTTGACGATGTCATAGGTCAGGAAAAGGTTCTCGGTGAAGGGACGATGCTTCGTCGCCGCATTGCGGCAGGCCGGCTTGGCAGCATCATTCTCTACGGGCCGCCCGGCCTCGGAAAGACCTCCATTGCCCGCGCCATCGGCAACATGCTCGGAAAGAATTTCAGGCCATTGCATGCGGCACACAACAACGTTGCCGACATCCGCAAAATAGCGGACGAGGCTCGGATGCGCCCGACATTGCTGTTTGCCGACGAGGTGCATCGCTTCAGCGCAACGCAGCAGGATCATCTCCTGGCACTGTGCGAGGAAGGGGTCGCTGATTTCATCGGAGCGACAACCGGCAACCCCTATCATACGCTGACGCCCGCTCTCATCTCCCGTTCCACCATCCTGAAGCTGGAGCCCTTGGCGATCGAGGAGATGGAGGAAGTCTTGCGCCGTGGCCTTGATCATCTCGAAGGTCAGGGCATCACGGTGCAGCTCGCACCAGCACTCCTTCGGCGGATCGCCGGGCGCTCAGGAGGTGATGCGCGACGCGCTCTCACCGTCCTGGAAGGACTTGTCGTTGGCCATCCTTCGGGTAAAGCGGTTCTCATCACGGAAACAATGGTCGACGAGGCTTACGCGGCAGCGCCTGTCAACCACGACCGTTCCGGTGATGCGCACTACGATGTCGTCTCGGCCTTCGTGAAGTCCATGCGTGGCTCCGATCCGGATGCGACACTTTACTGGCTGGCACGACTGGTTCATGGCGGAGAAGACCCACGTTACATCGCGCGCCGTATCATGATCCATGCCTCGGAAGATGTGGGCCTCGCCGACAATACGGCACTTCAAACCGCTGTTGCAGCTCTCCATGCCGTCGAGAAAATCGGCTATCCCGAAGCACAGATCGTGTTGGCGCATGCCGCACTCCACGTGGCGCGCGCACCGAAATCGAATTCGGCTTGCCGGGGTATTTCGCTGGCACTCGCCCATGTGGCCAATGAAGCACCGTCAGCAGTGCCTATGCATCTGCGAGACGCGCACTATAAGGGTGCTGCCGCACTCGGCCATGTCGGATATGCCTTCCCGCACGACGATCTGCGCGGCTGGAGTGATCAGGACTATGCCCCGGACGTGCCGCGCGGCGCCTTCTATCAAAGCGATGCACGCGATGCCGCAACTTTCGAACGGAGAGCGGACCAACACTGGGATCAGGTAACCGGTCACGCCACCCCGCGCCGTTTCGAAGACAAACGCTGA
- a CDS encoding membrane-bound PQQ-dependent dehydrogenase, glucose/quinate/shikimate family, whose product MNNSNPRPINMIGRLYLVLLGLVISAAGLFFVTLGGKLALLGGSWYFVLAGAALVISGLAIIIARPFGATLFLLVWLATLPWSVFDAGLEFWPLVSRNFALSIGAIVVLLSLPLLNKARGKAASSVGYVATAVVIALGCAVGVWGMFQPHGVIRNETLPQLADVSRPADWTSYGGNDNHDRFAPADQINRETVGNLTVAWTAKTGDLPVSDGGGAEDQTTPLMVNDSLYVCTPHNNVVSLDPVTGEKKWEFKSGVTNDDWQRCRGLAYFDASKPVAEPTAAGSSPIIQASAPANGVCTRRVLMNSTKGQLVAIDADTGLACADFGANGIVDLNVGMGPGAATGDYYPTSAPTLAGTTIVVGGRVGDNVSIDMPGGVVRGFDVMTGALRWAFDPGDPGMKQLPEGQIWTRSTPNVWAPMSWDAVSNTVYMPVGSAAIDLWGVKRRPLDRQYGATMLAVDATTGLEKWRYQTVHDDLWDFDVPMQPTLIEFDGRPAMVFGTKAGQIFVLDRLTGKPLTKVEERAVPAGDMPGETYSPTQPISVGMPQIGADTLTESDMWGATPFDQLVCRVKFKSMRYTGLFTPPGTDASLNLPGSLGGLNWGGVSYDPTSNYAFFNDMRLGLEVQLVPYDGDAKASNGDENAQITASSAQPLVGTPYAITAKNRFMSPLGIPCQKPPFGTMTAVDMKTQKIAWQIPMGTVQDTGPLGIKMHAPIPIGMPTIGGSLATKGGLVFFAATQDFYLRAIDSATGAEAWKARLPVGSQGTPISYVARDGKQYVVISAGGGRNSPERGDYVIGYALPEKN is encoded by the coding sequence ATGAACAACTCGAACCCTCGGCCGATCAACATGATCGGACGACTTTATCTGGTTTTGCTGGGGCTGGTGATCAGTGCAGCAGGACTATTTTTTGTCACACTCGGCGGCAAGCTCGCACTGCTTGGTGGAAGCTGGTATTTTGTCCTCGCCGGTGCGGCGCTGGTTATTTCGGGTCTTGCGATCATAATAGCGCGACCATTCGGCGCCACGCTCTTCCTCCTGGTTTGGCTTGCCACCCTTCCCTGGTCCGTTTTTGATGCTGGACTAGAGTTCTGGCCGCTTGTTTCTCGCAACTTCGCGCTTTCCATCGGTGCGATCGTGGTGCTGCTGAGCCTGCCTCTGCTGAACAAGGCGAGAGGGAAAGCCGCCTCGAGTGTCGGCTACGTCGCGACGGCGGTTGTCATCGCTCTTGGTTGCGCTGTTGGTGTCTGGGGAATGTTCCAGCCGCATGGTGTCATCCGAAACGAAACGTTGCCTCAGCTGGCGGATGTCTCCCGCCCGGCGGATTGGACGAGCTACGGTGGAAATGACAATCACGACCGTTTTGCTCCGGCTGACCAGATCAATCGTGAGACAGTGGGCAACCTGACGGTCGCTTGGACGGCAAAAACTGGCGATCTTCCTGTCAGCGATGGCGGCGGCGCGGAAGACCAAACCACGCCACTGATGGTTAATGACTCTCTTTACGTCTGCACACCCCATAACAATGTCGTTTCTCTCGACCCCGTAACAGGCGAGAAGAAGTGGGAATTCAAGTCCGGCGTAACGAACGATGACTGGCAGCGTTGCCGCGGTCTCGCTTACTTCGACGCATCGAAGCCCGTTGCCGAACCAACAGCAGCAGGGTCCAGTCCCATCATCCAGGCATCCGCGCCCGCAAACGGGGTTTGCACACGCCGGGTGCTGATGAACTCGACCAAGGGGCAGCTTGTCGCGATCGATGCAGACACCGGACTTGCCTGCGCCGATTTTGGAGCCAACGGCATTGTTGACCTGAACGTCGGCATGGGTCCCGGCGCTGCGACCGGCGATTACTATCCAACGTCAGCACCAACACTTGCCGGCACGACAATCGTTGTGGGTGGCCGCGTCGGTGACAACGTTTCGATTGATATGCCAGGTGGCGTCGTGCGCGGCTTCGACGTGATGACAGGCGCATTGCGCTGGGCCTTCGATCCGGGCGATCCGGGAATGAAGCAATTGCCTGAAGGACAGATCTGGACGCGATCGACGCCGAACGTCTGGGCGCCAATGTCGTGGGATGCGGTGTCGAACACGGTATACATGCCGGTTGGCTCCGCAGCCATCGACCTCTGGGGTGTAAAGCGTCGCCCACTTGATCGCCAATATGGCGCGACCATGTTGGCGGTAGATGCAACAACAGGTCTGGAAAAGTGGCGTTACCAGACGGTGCACGACGACCTCTGGGACTTCGACGTCCCGATGCAGCCGACCCTCATCGAGTTCGATGGCCGTCCGGCGATGGTGTTTGGGACAAAGGCAGGGCAAATCTTCGTTCTGGATCGCCTCACGGGCAAGCCTCTGACAAAGGTCGAGGAACGTGCGGTGCCAGCCGGTGATATGCCAGGCGAGACCTATTCTCCGACACAGCCGATTTCCGTCGGCATGCCGCAGATCGGCGCGGATACTCTGACCGAATCGGACATGTGGGGTGCGACGCCTTTCGATCAGCTCGTATGCCGCGTCAAGTTCAAGTCGATGCGCTACACGGGCCTGTTCACACCACCTGGCACTGATGCATCGTTGAACTTGCCGGGCTCGCTCGGCGGCCTCAACTGGGGTGGTGTGTCCTACGACCCGACCAGCAACTATGCCTTCTTCAACGATATGCGCCTCGGTCTCGAAGTGCAGCTCGTCCCCTATGACGGAGATGCGAAGGCCAGCAACGGCGATGAAAACGCGCAAATCACGGCGTCGAGCGCCCAGCCACTCGTCGGCACACCTTACGCAATCACTGCCAAGAACCGCTTCATGTCGCCGCTCGGTATTCCTTGCCAAAAGCCACCTTTTGGAACGATGACTGCCGTGGACATGAAAACCCAGAAGATTGCCTGGCAGATACCAATGGGTACTGTTCAGGACACTGGCCCCCTCGGTATCAAGATGCATGCACCGATACCAATCGGCATGCCGACGATCGGTGGGTCATTGGCGACAAAGGGTGGTCTGGTGTTCTTTGCCGCGACGCAGGATTTCTACCTCCGCGCGATCGACAGCGCGACGGGTGCGGAGGCCTGGAAGGCACGCCTTCCTGTCGGCAGTCAGGGAACGCCGATTAGCTACGTGGCGCGTGATGGCAAGCAATATGTCGTCATTTCCGCCGGAGGAGGTCGCAACTCTCCGGAGCGTGGCGACTACGTGATTGGTTACGCACTTCCTGAAAAGAACTAA
- a CDS encoding LysR family transcriptional regulator, which yields MSLPPIRHLEAFMAVAQARSFRVASERMGLSQPALSQNIALLENSLGVTLFTRSTRSVRLTADGAGLQERLAPLLPALRDAIEVTRRRADSNKTLQVGILASAAVKYLPEALVRFRANHPDVVVSVRDGSADQLFEMVHQGKLDLAVASFLPHDDKDVHFSKIIADPFRAVFRRDHPLAGKGAVCWSELLDYDFIGANAGSGTRYAVDEAMKSRNIAVRTVMEFGHYSAVAGMVEAEMGVSALPRMNCPPPGDPLLCSVELIDPPVFRDLGILTNSRDGGITHYARLFHDEVVHAASVLTAGLEKS from the coding sequence ATGAGTTTGCCGCCTATCCGGCATCTTGAAGCGTTCATGGCAGTCGCCCAAGCGCGCTCGTTCAGGGTCGCATCGGAACGGATGGGGTTGTCGCAACCTGCGCTCAGTCAGAATATTGCACTGCTGGAAAACTCGCTTGGAGTGACCTTGTTCACGCGCAGCACCCGAAGTGTTCGTCTGACTGCCGATGGTGCCGGATTGCAGGAACGTCTTGCGCCGCTTCTCCCGGCGTTGCGTGATGCCATAGAGGTCACACGCCGTCGCGCCGATTCAAACAAAACGCTCCAAGTCGGCATTCTTGCCTCTGCTGCGGTCAAATACCTTCCTGAAGCGCTCGTGCGATTTAGAGCGAACCATCCCGATGTGGTCGTCTCGGTGCGAGATGGAAGCGCTGACCAGTTGTTCGAAATGGTGCATCAAGGCAAACTCGATCTCGCCGTCGCAAGCTTTCTCCCGCACGACGACAAGGACGTCCATTTCAGCAAGATCATAGCAGACCCGTTCAGGGCAGTTTTTCGCCGTGACCATCCACTTGCGGGTAAGGGGGCTGTCTGCTGGTCAGAGCTTCTCGACTACGATTTCATCGGAGCCAACGCCGGCAGCGGCACCCGATATGCAGTCGATGAAGCGATGAAGAGCCGGAATATCGCGGTGCGGACGGTCATGGAGTTCGGTCACTACTCTGCGGTTGCCGGCATGGTTGAGGCTGAGATGGGTGTCAGTGCGCTTCCCCGCATGAACTGCCCGCCACCAGGTGATCCTCTTTTGTGCTCGGTCGAGCTGATAGACCCACCGGTTTTCCGCGACCTTGGAATTCTGACGAATAGCCGGGACGGAGGCATCACGCACTATGCGAGATTATTCCATGATGAGGTGGTTCATGCGGCGAGTGTACTGACAGCCGGTCTGGAAAAATCGTGA